In Roseofilum reptotaenium CS-1145, one DNA window encodes the following:
- a CDS encoding SAM hydrolase/SAM-dependent halogenase family protein has product MPRILTLLTDFGLQDPYVGVMKGAIAQINPQIAAIDLTHDLPRQNLAAARFALMNAYPYFPDDTVHVAVVDPGVGGDRRAIALELPQGFLVGPDNGIFSGILSQYPLIKAVELTNPDYWRSANPSTTFHGRDIFAPVGAHLANGVPIKQLGEAIVDPHTLVNLPLPFYTQEKPYIRGAIQSIDHFGNLITNIPGEAVNEVPWSVILNEEIIVGAQTYSDLPVGQAIALIGSHGWVEIAVNCGNAEKELKLTWGDPVQLLIYTE; this is encoded by the coding sequence TTCAAGATCCTTATGTGGGGGTCATGAAAGGAGCGATCGCCCAAATTAATCCCCAGATCGCTGCGATCGATCTCACCCATGACTTACCTAGGCAAAATTTAGCGGCTGCTCGGTTTGCGCTGATGAATGCTTATCCCTATTTTCCCGATGATACGGTGCATGTTGCTGTCGTCGATCCGGGAGTGGGAGGAGATCGCCGGGCGATCGCCCTAGAACTTCCCCAAGGGTTTTTAGTCGGGCCAGATAATGGCATATTTAGCGGCATTCTCAGCCAATATCCCCTGATCAAAGCTGTCGAACTAACCAATCCTGACTATTGGCGATCGGCTAATCCTAGCACGACCTTCCACGGCCGGGATATTTTTGCTCCTGTAGGCGCTCATTTAGCCAATGGAGTGCCGATCAAGCAGTTGGGAGAGGCGATCGTCGATCCCCATACCCTAGTTAACCTTCCCCTTCCCTTCTATACCCAAGAGAAACCGTATATTCGAGGAGCAATCCAATCCATTGATCATTTTGGTAACCTAATTACCAATATTCCTGGAGAAGCCGTCAATGAGGTTCCTTGGTCGGTGATTTTAAATGAAGAAATTATTGTCGGCGCTCAAACCTATAGCGATCTACCCGTTGGTCAGGCGATCGCCCTCATCGGTAGTCATGGCTGGGTAGAAATTGCCGTTAATTGCGGTAATGCCGAAAAAGAGCTAAAGCTCACTTGGGGCGATCCAGTTCAATTACTGATCTACACCGAGTGA